The DNA segment CAGGTGAACGAATGTACAGGTACACATTTCTTTAATGTGAGTTAAAGCCCAGTACATGCATCTTGTTACAATGAGAATCTTATTTTGGAAGCCCAATTAGTTTgagcaaaattatatataatccAACAGATGCAATAAATTAACTGACATCCTTGAAATATCAAAGCTAAAATCAGAGTAGTTAGATAAGGGAGACAACTCAGTGAAGCATTCGCTCTCGTGCTGTGCTCAACATCGGATGACCTACGAAACTGAACCGAGAAAGGGGATCAAAGAATCAGTACTTTTCCTTGAACCGAACTTAGGCAAATCGAAGGAACATACCCTGAgtagaaagtttttaatttgttttacttcttaCATATGTTTTCTTGCTACCCACTTCCTTACAAACCTTACAGCTGTGCCTCTGggtattattcttttaatttaaatgtaagaaaatacGCTCAGGTAAGAACTctgtaaaatcattttcttttagaagagAAGCATCAAATATTCagggaactttatttttaaatggtaaatcAAATAGACATAGCTTTCATTTACCCAAACATGCATAATCCAACCTGAATATAAAATGCACTCAATTGGCAAATTACACATGAAATACAAAGGGAATGCAATTTCACATGTGAAATGATTGCCAGCTACAGTAATTTAAcagtcaaattaaaaacattgtacattaaaaaacaaatacaaaaaccacCTTAAAGCCAATTATCTATAGCAAACCAAGGGCAAGTCCGATATGGAATGATTTGATTGAAGCAAAGAGTAAGGCACCTGCTATGAATTTAGAGcaataactttcatttttaaagttacaataaaatagaattagGTAACCAAGACTtgtttcaaagagaaaaacaagtacAGGGATTGGTTTACTGGGTGAGAAAGGCAGGTTAACAGTTCAGTTAAAAACCTGCTGGCCCAAGGCCGGCCGACTCCTTCCTGTGGGAGGAGTTCCCAGACGCTCAGAACCACTCGTCTCCTCCACTCTCCTCCCTACAGGAGGGTATGTCGGAAGTCCCACGTGAGGTTCGCGCTGTGTATATATTAGGTAGCAGATTTCCCTTCTGTTCCTCTTAAAACAGCTTATTTTAAAAGAGGTATCCTGAGGCAATTAACAAAGCGAACACAAGCAGCCTTCTACCAATTCATCAGTACACACTCGCTGCTCAGGCTTTTGCACCAAGTTATGGCTTAAGTACAGCCAAGACTTGCAGTTTTCAACAGTACTAGAAAACCCAAATCTGCCTTATCACCCTCACCCTTACTATTAGAAGAAGATCTGATCAATCCTAACCTATAAAATCATATGAGGGAAGACTAAAGACTGATTCTTACCAGAAAGTCCATTTAATTTCAAATACCACGCTAGACTGATATATCTAGTACCCATCCTAagggcattttaattataaacctagaaaacacattttcaaaccTTTAAGTGTGACTTTTTAGTTGATGTgcctttttttggtattaagaaGTGCTATGAATATGCTAAGATGTCTTCGGGCACACTGCACTCGGCGTCTGTCCTGATGGTGCACATTTCTAGTAGTATTTTCCCCTAAAATTTGTCTAGCATAGTAAACCCCTTTGCTATATTAAAATAATCCTGGTGAAACCGATGTGACATAAACCTTCCCTGACTTCACTCCACCATGGTAGCTTTTAGTGAAACCTGACTGAGTTACAAAATGctcaaccaatttttttttttcctcctaaaaatgGGATCTTAGGTTATGTTCACTCATGCAAAATCCAAGGTAgtgtaatagaaataaaatcattaaaatagatGTGGCTTATATATAAGCTTCTCTGCTTATATTATGCATTCAGaagcttttcaaaaattttaggtACTAATGGTTTTGGTAAAACTAGGCCGTGTTCCATTTATAAGCACCTTATTACAGGACAGTTACATGACCCTATAATGGAGTGTGCTTTCAATTCAAGAGTAATAAAGTGCCTAGCTATATAAAAACCTTAcgattccaaattttaaattatgtaactaCACTGACATGTTAGAGTTAACAAAATCTAGACCCTGTCTACACAGATTTAATCTAATTATTCATACTGCATACTGTTTTAACAACCACATTAAAACAACTTACTCTTTACTAAGTAGGGTCCACTACCGTAGCTTAACAAtcaaattttattgctttattaatgTGGTGCTTTTTGCAAGGCACTGTGGTATGaactagaaaacctggaatgacTTGTGAAAAAACCTTGGAATGACACATGACGGATGATATGAAAGTCATTCTGAGGCAGGATGCTTTACTGAATTGTTTTTAACCAGGACATCAAACATCAGGAATGAGTTCAAGTTAAAATTCACAGGAGAATGGAAACATCTTAAGGTCAGTGACTTCACATGCCCATCCTGATACTCTGAATGATCTGGAAAATTGCtgtgaagagaaagaacaaatgttAAAACaagttttgaataaaatatacctGGCAACTGTAAAATTATCTATTAAGGTAGTTAAGAATTTGAGGATACTCTTATAATCATTTGGGAAAGCTAACTAGCTTCACTATCTatcttaacaaataaaaaagttaaatgcCCATAAAGTACAATTATTTTCCAGTGCTAGGAAATGAACTGAgtgtctcccacatgctaggcaggtagtctaccactgagctacattcccaactccTTATTCTTTTAATCCTTGCTTCCCTAAAATTTATGTGCTGTGTCCAAGAGGGCTTGCACATAAGGAATCATTCTAGAAAGAACTGAAAAAGCCAATGTAAACAGGTTTTTCTAGTACAGAATATTAGTTTATCTCTAAATAACTAAGCATCCTTTAAAGGCATGGCCAATAATACACGCATGCTTCCTCATTCTCACAAAGCTGAAATTCAATCATCTTTGGGTTACATAAACTGCTTGGCTCTCGGCCACTGATCAGGAACGCTTCCAATTGGTGGGTTAGGAGACAGGCAGTGTTCACAGAGATGTCCGTGACACTAGATCGTGGAAAAGAAGGCCGTCTGCCAGCGTGAACGCGCGCACCGTGAGATGCGAAGTGGAGGAGGACAGACACTCTGCAACCCGGGGGGTCAGTGTCCACTCCAGGGCAGGCGCTCTGGTAACAGTTTCCTGCCATATGTCAAACGCTCCTCTGACCCACACGCACGCTGCAGCTAAGCTCCGGACCAGCTTTGCTCTTGTAAACCTCCCGACTTGAGCTCAGCCCTCGACGGGCCGGGCGAGCCCGCACCCGGGCGCAGGTCGCGCGTGCCGGGCGAAGGCGCGGACACGCGGCGCGACGTTCCGCGTTCTGGTTCGGTTTCTTCGCCCTGGGTCCCGGCCCTCGCAGCCATCCTCGCCCGGCCCCGGCCTCCCTTCCCGCCTCCGGGCGCCGTGTGGCGCGCCGCCGAGCGCGGGCCCGCCGCTTACCCGAGCCGCAGACGACGAAGATGAAGAGCGCCAGCAGCCAGGGCCCGACCGACGCCTTCTCCTCGGGCGCGTTTCTCTGCAAGAGGAAACCGTCTCAGGCGGCCGCCCCGCGCGCCCGcgcccgcgccccgcgcccgGCGCCCTTACCGAGGTCTTGGCGACGTTGCCGCGCTGCGTGATGTTCTTGCTGTGCTTCTCGTTGGCCATCCGGATCCGCTGCTTGGCCACCATCTTCGCGGCGCCGCCCCCGGCCGGCCGGCCCTCGGCCGCGCTCGCTCGCCCGCCGGGCCGCTGAGAGGCTCGGCCCCCGGAGCCCGCGCCGCCGCGGCGAGGAGGCGCTCGGGACAGGCGCCGGCGGCGGCCGCTGGGCCTGGGCGCGGCGGGCGCGGGGCGCGGCTGGCGGGGCGCCGGGCGCCGGCGGACGGCGTCGGGCGGGCGGGCCGGGCCGGCGGGGCGCGCGGGGGCACGGAGCGGGCCGCAGGGGGGTCCTCGCGCCGCCGCTCTGGCCGCCGCCGGGAGCGcggagagaaagaggaagcagaCGCAACAACGGGACGGTGCAGCCCGCCGCCTCGAACTACTCCGGGTTCGGCTGCCAACGTCAGCACTGGGCGGGCTCCGCCCCGCGGAAGTGCGGCTCCGCCCGCGGGAGAGGGAGGCGCGGCCGGGCCTCGTACGCTCAGTCCCGAGGCGCCGCCGAGCTGCGCGTGCGCGCTCCGCCGCCGGAAGTGAGTCGGCCCCGACGCTGGCGGCCCCGGAAGCACCCGCTGGCAGTCTGCACGCCTGGGCCGACGTGTAGGGGCCGGGTTCGGCCCTCGTGAACTCTCACCCCGGCGCGCGGGTTTCTTTTTCCGGGACAAGATGGCGCCGTCCACGCCGCTGTTGACAGGTGAGTTCCGAACCGGCGCGGACTCCTTTCCTGGGAGTGGTTCCCTTCGGTGTCTTTGCTCTGGAGAACTGCCCGGCGAGCCGTGGGCTCCGACCCGTCTGTCCTCGCGGCGCGCGGGCCCCTGGGCACACCGCGGGCAGTCGGAATCAGGCCTGCGAGGCGGCGGCCCCGTCCCGCGGACCGTCGTCCTCCCAGCAGCCCGTCCTCCGCGGGAGCGGGAGCGCTCTGCTGGTGTGCGGGGCAGCTTTAAGGAGTTCCAGGTTACGTGCTCCCTGCCCGGCCGGTCTGGGCTGAGGCGGGAGAGGGGCGCTCGGGAATGTGGGGTCCAGCGATGGGGTCCGCTGTGGTCGCCGAGGGCAGCGCGGACATTGGGACGGTTGTGAGCATTTGGGAAGTAGAATGCTAGACGGCCTCTGGGATTTCGAAGCTGAAACAGTTGTCGGTGTTGAAGATGAAGTTTTGGGCTGTGCTGGG comes from the Sciurus carolinensis chromosome 9, mSciCar1.2, whole genome shotgun sequence genome and includes:
- the Serp1 gene encoding stress-associated endoplasmic reticulum protein 1, with the translated sequence MVAKQRIRMANEKHSKNITQRGNVAKTSRNAPEEKASVGPWLLALFIFVVCGSAIFQIIQSIRMGM